In Sesamum indicum cultivar Zhongzhi No. 13 linkage group LG1, S_indicum_v1.0, whole genome shotgun sequence, the sequence CCGTGCCTGCTTATTAAGCATATGGCTGCAATGCCATCTTTGCTTCTGTTTGAATGGCCtgacaaaatatttcagtgtcgaagtttttcttttcgttGGCCTTTTTTGTGCTTTGCTGCATATGTGGTCTTTGCTTATTCTGCTAGTTTTGTTAATCATATTCCATATAAGCCACTTGGCCATAGGTCTAACATTGTTGTCATCCTTGGGTTTTTGGACTATTATGTTGTGTCAGTCTGATGTTTACACTTCCTCATTGTTTGCATTGGATATCTGTTCTTGGGATGATTTCAGTTACCTTGCTTTAGAAACATAGGCATGGTGTTTGTCTCTTTTACTTGACCAGCAAAGCAGTCCCAGAACATGAAGTTTTAGTTtattccatttattttaagtagCTGGTTTTCTATTAGATGCTTGTCCAGACTTTCTATCTGGTAaaaccaaattttgaaatgattttggtGCAAAAGTCATCAACTGTGCAATTCACTGGATCATTCAATCTTTACCTGgcaaatattaacaaaatggCTTGTGTAATAGTTCAGCTTTGGGAGAATGCGCCTGTCCTAAATCATTATGAACAGTTTTCAGATAGAGAAGTAACCATGTTGTGTGACGTGCAGTGGTGGAAGACATACATAAGCGGAGACAACCATTGCCGACCATGGATGCCATATATTTCATCCAACCAACCAAAGAAAAGTATGAGACTTCACTTTCTTATCATCTATGTTTTAGTTTTGATGTCACGAGGCTTGCGGCTGAGACATGAAGTTCTCTCTCTGTTAGTTCTTAATATCTTACTTGCTGAAAGATGTGGGTGGTTGCACCTATCACTTTCAAATGATCCACTCAATCTTTCTTCCTAagattcattttgttttatattatatgtgcGCATTACTTTTGTCCTCTAAATCATTCTCATTCGTGCTTTCATCCATTTGTTTGATATGCAGTATTGTTATCTTCCTTTCGGATATGTCTGGAAGATCGCCATTGTACAGAAAGTATGTTAATCGTTTAATCGTTGTGATTATGTTGTTTACTAATTTTATCGGTCTCACAGTCagcaatttttttcctattgattcatttattttgttgtcttGCTTTCTTTTGTTATGTCATTAGGGCATTCGTCTTCTTTAGCTCACCTGTTGCCCGAGAATTGGTCAGTCACATAAAGAGAGATGGAAGTGTTTTATCTCGCATTGGTGCCTTGAGAGAGGTTAGTATTACAATCTAAACTTTTTGTACTCAAGCTTTATATCAGAGAGTTCCCATTGGtctttattctcatttttgatGTGAAATCTGCAGATGAACTTGGAGTATTTTGCTATAGATAGCCAGGTATATTATCCTTCTTATACTTGAATGAGGATTTTCGTATCTGTTAATGATCTGACAAATGGATGGATGCAGCTGTATATGTGGAAATCTTTTCTTGATGCAagtatgttcaaaattttagtagAATAGTTTGAggaataaaaatgtaaaactaGACCTACTTTATAAAAGGGTACCATTCAGTGTGCTTCTTTGTATTGCCCTGTGGATATGTATACAACCAGACAATATTGTGGGGATTGTCGATGTCCTGCTGTATgcattgagatttttttaacaataagcAATAACTACAGGGTTTTGTCACTGACAATGAAAGAGCCCTTGAGGAACTCTTTGGGGACGAAGAAAGCTCTCGCAAAGGTGATGCATGTTTGAACTTGATGGCTACCCGAATAGCTACAGTATTTGCGTCACTGCGGGTATGTGATCCAAGTTCTGTTGGCCCATTAAATAAGTGATCACAGAGTCCCGACCTTTATAAGATTGTCATGTTACAGGAGTTTCCATTTGTGCGTTATCGTGCGGCCAAATCCCTTGATCCTACTACAATGACAACTTTCCGTGATCTAATTCCTACAAAGCTAGCTGCTGGTGTTTGGAACTGTCTTACGAAATATAAGACCAACCTCCCTAACTTCCCTCAGTCAGAGACATGCGAACTGCTTATCTTAGACAGATCAATCGACCAGGTGAAACtaatctattttttcaatcaataaCTGAAGATCCTAGTGTAGTCCCAGTTATACTCTTAACATCTATGACATTTTATATTCTGTGTGCAGATTGCTCCAATTATACATGAATGGACATATGATGCTATGTGCCATGACTTACTAaatatggaaggaaataaatatgTCCATGAGGTAATGCCTCTACATTGTTATGCACTATTCGTGcatttggaaaattttcacCTCCTTTAACTAACTATATTGCTCAGGTTCCAAGCAAAACCAGTGGTGTACCCGAGAAGAAAGAGGTCCTTTTGGAGGATCATGACCCTATCTGGCTTGAGCTCCGCCATGCACATATAGCTGATGTATGTAGAACATGTACAAACTTGCATTTTTGAATCTGGTTTTGAAGAGAGTTTGCatctattataaatttacgTTGATCAATGGTTGACTATGTCAGGCGAGTGAACGGCTGCATGAGAAGATGACAAACTttgtatctaaaaataaaGCTGCACAGATCCATGGTTCAAGGTTGGttgaaatattaatcataatagGTTTCCTTCCCCCTAAATCAAGTTATTCTAATGTGAAATATTGTTTAACATTATAAATCTTCTTTTTGGATAGACCCATATTAAACTCCCCGAATGTAGCTCCATGAAAGATTTAAATATCATATCCTATTTCATAAGGGATGTATACCAACTATTTTTGTTGTCGATATGTTGTGCAAAAGTTGCTACTCATCTTGTATGCTTATGTATAAAACATGCAGAGATCCCTGacagttattttatttttttggcttgTACTGATTAGCTAGTATTTCATCTTAATCAAGTTATGTGCTCTTGAAATTCAATGATATTGTTGATTCTGTGAGTTTGATCTCTTATGCAGTCGTTGTGCTTATCATTCCTTAGCTTTTAAGAATATTCTGCTTTGCAGTACTCCTCCCATCCTAATTTTATGTCCCACTTGAATAGGCTCAGAGTTTAAGTTGGAGTTAAGGAACTGAAAGTTTTTTATGTCTTTGCCCCTTGTATATTAGTAGTAGTTGGGAATTATTGAGTCACATTATTATGTGTAGTAAGATAATACTTATTGGAATGATTTTCACTTTAGAAAATTGGACAATATTTATTGACatcccaaaaaagaaatacgAGTACTCAGTTGGGGTTGAGGAGGTATACCAAATGTCAtaatctcttttcttttttcccaaGTACGCCAAATGAATTTGTAACTTGCCACTAGACTCCTTCCGAAAAACCTCGATGTAAACCCAAACTAAATTGGTGAAATTCTCATTTTGTACTTGatttaaacaattttaaaaataattatacaatgtatttatatatgacCATTCTGCCCCTCAATGTATTATCaatgtttatattttggaGGGATGTATTTGCTATGTTTGTATAGTTGAAGGCGTGtctttttgttggtttttctttataatgtTTGAGTATGCTTGGAGGATTTGGTTAGGAAAATATGTATACTTTAAGATGAATAAGCGGAATGGGCATTGactatgtttgtttctttcatttccAATTCACACtattaatatgtttttattcaattaattatgactGTGATTTCTCTATATAATGTTAAAAAGtgtttttataaagtttttatttttctagagAGGTATTTGTGATATTCTTACTAATAAGAATGTTTGAGATATTTGGAAATGGTGATAGATGcatttataatatctataattttgaaaagttgttTTTTCAAGATGacaataacatatatattttttttatatttaaaataattgagaaaattagTAGTTCCTACTGTGATTAGTAACTGATGCTTCACTATGTATgtagaaagataaaaaaaacattaaaaaggTAAAAACAACTGTTTTTTCCATCTCCATATGTCATCATTCTAACTTCTACGATATTGTCTATTATATCGACcccatttttattatatgtaagtTAGAGTTACACCCACCCAAGGATATTTTGGTTGGTAACATATAAGGATCTTTGGATAAAGTTTATTAAGTTGTTTGCTTACTGTCAGGAATTTTAGGACAAACCCTAACAGCAGGGGTGTGATtgtaaatatgatatttttggaAAGGGTCCAAGTCTAATTTTCTAACTACTAGTAGGAGGCTAGGTGTAATTAGCCCTTACTTTTTATACCTCAATTTTCTTATAGGTTTTAAGAATTCAAGGAATGCTAGGATCATGTTTCTCTACTTCTGTTTTGCAATAGTACCTGTTGGTTATTTTGTATCTTGTATCACTTCTCTCTCATTTAAGTAAAACGTGTAGAGTTGGTAGCGAGCTGTCGACTCGGGACTTGCAAAGGATGGTTCAAGCATTGCCTCAGTATAGCGAACAAATTGAGAAGCTCTCCCTCCATGTTGATGTGAGTCTCACATATTCCCGACTGCAACTTGCTTTAGTTTTCTTACTTTGTCTACActtgattttaaataatttacagAAAAGTGTCACTACCTAATTAATCTTCGAAATGTGTACCTACTGGTGCAGTAGTTGTAATGAATACTTGCTTCGAGCTTATTTTCCACGAGAGCAATCGCATTTCCatcaatgttttcttttaaattatctgGCACTTCACCCACGTGCATATATGACTTAGCAAAACTCATGAAAATGCTTGATTATTTGACTATATCAATGAACTGATATTTTCTCGAATTTAATGCTGATAACGCTTTGTTTGGTTCAATAAGGGAAAGGGGAAGTGAGAGGCGGGAGGCGAAAGAAATAGTTTCCTTTAAGTTGTTTGGTATAATTGGAAGGAATTACTTTCCCGactgattttcataattttaccGACTAACTGttcctcttcttcttgtaCTAGTCTACTAGAAAATAAACGATTCATatactataataatttgaagttACAAAACGAGTAAAAActtattaacaaaaagtacgcatcaaacaataaagagaatattttttatatgtcaATATAATGAAATGAGTATTGTTTTTTATCCTAAACTATTCAGTTTCAATCAAATAAGAAACACTATCAAAAccctcaaataaatatttcgaTTCAAGCATCAACGCGTTTGTTGGTCTTGAAAATACCTTGCAAGAAGCAAAGCATTGGAGggaaattatatgtatacgtagtagagtaaataaaaataaatgggtaatttttattctttttagcTTTATATTTCCATTTTCCCGcccaattttgtaaaattagattttagaTAGGTTTTATATACATCCAATTTTACTTTCCcttgttttattctttctaACCAAACGCCATACTTTTTCTATTCATTCccttttacttctatttttcttgaacGTCGACTTTTCACCCGAATCAAACatgtactaaaaatattttctcaatctGTATGNNNNNNNNNNNNNNNNNNNNNNNNNNNNNNNNNNNNNNNNNNNNNNNNNNNNNNNNNNNNNNNNNNNNNNNNNNNGGTTAGGGATATCAGGGGGGCCGGGGCAGCTGGCCCCCAGCCTGGACCACTTCTTGGCGGGTTAGGGTCCGGGGTGGGTCACGGTCCAACAAATTGGAACTTGGctgttatttatataattatatacaatactagttattagaaaattatggtATTAAATGTAAATCCTTAAATAATTTGCATATATCAACTCtatttaagaaatacaaaaaataaaaacttagttgaattattattctattatataattcattttaaataaaaagctaCGTCAAAGTACCTAAATctgaaatgatattttttaatgaaaaaataaaaaattagttgaatttattctttgtgttatgtaattcattttggataaaaaactATGCTAAAGTacctaaatttaaaatgatgttagtaattgagaaataaaaaattatatgaatgtattgtttgtattatataattcattatagataaaaaaatatgtaaaattactTACATCTAAgataatattacttattaaagaataaaagttTAGTTGGATgtattctttatattatacAGTTCATTTTAAATCGAAAACTAtgttaaagtatttaaatctaaattaatattacttaatgaaaaaataaaaagatggcTGAatgttttgtataatttattgtaagttGAAACTATGTTAAATTATCTACATCTAAGATGCTATTACTtagtgagaaaaataaaaaaataattgaacgtattttttgtattatataattcattgtagATTGAAAACTATGCTAAATTACTTGCATCTAAGATGATATtactaatagaaaaaataaaaaattagttgaatgtattCTTCGTATTATACAATTCATTTTAGAtcgaaattattttaaagtatttaaatataaactgatattacttattgaaaaaataaaaaattagttgaatctattattttgtattatgtaatttattttaaataaaaattatgttgaagtacctaaatttaaaatgatattacttattgagaaattagaaaattagatGAATAATTCATGGTAGATGAAAATCTATGATACATTACCTACATCTAAGATCATATTccttattgaaaaaataaaaaattagttggaTGGATTGTTTGCAACATACAATTCCATTTAAATCAAAAACTATGtcaaagtatttaaaataccTGGGCGGGGTAGGGAGCTTGCCGGGGGTGATCCTTACCGGGGCGGGTCTCGTGTCCGGCAAACCTATCCTGTTGCTATCCATACACTACATATCGTATGTTGTGAGGATGTCCTATTCTGTTGTCAGCTAAACAAGATAAGCAAGACTAGTCGAGTTCTTTGAGAACCAATCAATTTACTCTTCGAAGTTGAGTCAAGATGCTGTAGAATACATGCCAGCTTCATCTGTTGGTCATTGATGACATAAGTCCTTTCAGAATCAAGTCACCCTTAATCAGTTGCAATGTTAAATACTGTAGTTCTGTGTGGTTTGCTGGAATTTTCTAGCCTATAGCTCATAAGTAAAAAGTTTATGTTTGATTTCGTTAAGCACCAGTGTCGAGAAAATAGCAGCAAAAAAGACCTTTCCTATCCATATACCTACTAGAAACCAAGATACCTTAAAGAGCAAGGGAGAGATAGCATCATAAGGTAGTTCAGTTCACCGAGAAGAAGGAAAACAGTTGTCTGTCTTAGGCAAGCCTTAGCCAGTGTTGAGAGGCAGCACTCAAGGTCAGTCTAGGATTAAGTTTAAGAACAATCCCACCCATTCTCTTTGATTGAGTTCCTGCCTCAAGGGAAGCGATTTGGAGATTGATTGGAACAGGTGGGACTTTTTGGGATCAAGCTTGCAGCCCTTGTTAAGCCCTGAAGAAGCATTACATCGAGTgtcaatcataaaataaatctcTGAAAGCTTGTATGCTAATCCTATGGTTGACCTGATCTCTGATCTCTTCCACGGCAAGAAGCTAAAATGCCAGCTACTTTTGAATGAGAAAGGACGGTCTTTTCCATGAGAAGCTGATGCCAGAATGGTTGTAGCTAGCCTGGGAGTTCTGTTGTTAGGGGGCTGGGGAGCAGCCGTCGATTGACTGAAAATGGATTATTAGTTGATtgaaactttttcttttccgaGGTCCCTTTTGGGTTAAAATGCTTCCTGTTGCTCGCATTCCTGTTCTGCCTAGGGACTAATAGGCTGATATTCCCCCAAGAAAGGAAATGGGGGATGGCCTGGACTAAGATCTAAAGTAACTGCACATACTTGTGCTTTATCCCCATCTATGTGAATGATCGGTCGGTCTTAACTCAGGAGGAAGAACTGGTAATAGACACAAAACCATCCATTCTGTTTCTATATTTGTTCGAAGAAAATGCTGCATTCTGAGCTTATCAGGATCTCTACATTCTTAATCATTTCCAGTCAATGAGGATCGATGTAATAACGACCAAAGGGAAAGGAACCGTCTGGAGACCCATTTTATTCTATCTTCCTTGTCAGATCGGCCGTTGAATTAGTTTAGTAACAAAATCCTTACTACCTTAAGATCCATAGCCAAGATGGGCTTAGGAATAGGCCAAGGTAGTTGTATCTCTTCGATGGGGTTTCCTCGTCTCGTTGGGACTTGTGCCACGATTGGCTGATTCCATTAACTGCTTTTGTGACTAGCATTCACTGGGATGAAGGTGAGATGCCCTCCTTCTTAGGGTTGTTGGTGGACCAGGTGCCTTTAACCCTTGGTTTGAACCCGCTTATTTGGCATGACCAATCGGATAGGAGATGCCAGAGATGCTGCATGCCTTAACTCTTCTTCCACACATCTTCCTTCCGCCTCACTCCTCACCAAAAAATCTCAACACTTGAATGTTCTTTAGTCTGCCCTGTTCTATAAGCCCTTGGCTCTCACGAATTCTGGAAAATTTAGACGTTTTCGTTTTTGTTGAGCTAATGtaagatttttgttttcagATTGCTggcaaaattaacaaaattatcagAGAAATGGGGCTAAAAGAAGTTGGGCAACTAGAGCAGGACCTTGTGTTTGGAGATGCAGGCACAAAAGAccttattaattttcttagaGTAAATGAGGtgactgtttttttttcttttcccataTAGTTATCAAGAACGAGGATGCACATTTGGTGAGAGATTAAGGTATAATGGACTTTTTGCAGGATGTCTCGCGTGAAAATAAGTTGCGATTGCTGATGATTTATGCAGCTGTTTATCCTGAGAAGTTTGAGGATGACAAAATCTCCAAACTGATGGAGGTTAGTGCTATTTCTTTACTCGATTTTCAAATTTAGGAGCTTTCCATTATATTATGTGTCATTGCTAAACAAATGTGAATTCTTATTAGGCTCAGCCACACAGTCTACACTAAGTGGCATCACAAGCTACTATTCTATCTAGGTTCCAATTATGCATTTGCTTCAAGTCAGCAGTGTTAGGTAGTGATTAAGTAATCAGACATTCTGTGATTGTATCAGCGTCTTGATCAATCTGACACcaccaatatttttttttatgtgcttTTAATATCTGGAATCAAGAAACAACTGGAACATAATATACTGAAATTCCTTTGTGCCTCAAAGATGATTTTGGACCATTTTTCTCGCCATCTCTATATCAAAATTGCTAACACCTGCTTTTAGCCTGCTAAAGGTGGTTGACTTGGCCCAAAAATATAATGGGTATTAATTTCATGATGGTCAAATTTGCTCTGCATTTGCATAAGTACGAGTTTCCTAAGTAACAGTATCtgagataattattaattatggtgCACAATTATTGTATCCTGCAGTTCGTACATTAGACAGGCTGTTTTCCAACCTCTGTCCCTTCTCAACACCCAGATAAAACTGATTTCAATCTTTAAGACTCTTTCAGCCAATTTACTCAACAAAAACAATCATACATTTTAAAGTCATATTTTTCTTGGTGTGTTGATTTGTTCTTGCAAGTTGTCCCATACGTGCTTTGCTGTTTAGTCATAGCATCATAGTTAACATCTTCATGAACATAGTGCAGTTGGCTAGACTACCACCAGATGATATGACTGCTGTTTATAATATGAGATTGCTAGAGCCATCATCAGACACCAAAAAAAGCTCTCTGCCATTTTCTCTTAAGTTTGATGTTCACAAGGTAATGAGTGTCTTTTCAATATGATTATGGTTTTTTGAAGCCCTTGCATCTGACTTCATAGTTATTTGTACTATTTTCTGTTTTCAGAAGAAGCACGCTGCTCGAAAGGATCGCCCTGGTGAAGAAGTGACGTGGCAGT encodes:
- the LOC105155625 gene encoding SNARE-interacting protein KEULE isoform X2 produces the protein MLRSAKTGDSKSSWKVLIMDKVTVKIMSYACKMADITEEGVSLVEDIHKRRQPLPTMDAIYFIQPTKENIVIFLSDMSGRSPLYRKAFVFFSSPVARELVSHIKRDGSVLSRIGALREMNLEYFAIDSQGFVTDNERALEELFGDEESSRKGDACLNLMATRIATVFASLREFPFVRYRAAKSLDPTTMTTFRDLIPTKLAAGVWNCLTKYKTNLPNFPQSETCELLILDRSIDQIAPIIHEWTYDAMCHDLLNMEGNKYVHEVPSKTSGVPEKKEVLLEDHDPIWLELRHAHIADASERLHEKMTNFVSKNKAAQIHGSRVGSELSTRDLQRMVQALPQYSEQIEKLSLHVDIAGKINKIIREMGLKEVGQLEQDLVFGDAGTKDLINFLRVNEDVSRENKLRLLMIYAAVYPEKFEDDKISKLMELARLPPDDMTAVYNMRLLEPSSDTKKSSLPFSLKFDVHKKKHAARKDRPGEEVTWQLSRFYPIIEELVEKLSKRELPKDEYPCMNDPSPTFHGTSQAASLRTGQAPAPHSMRSRRTATWARPRNSDDGYSSDSILRHASSDFKKMGQRIFVFIVGGATRSELRVCHKLSTKLKREIVLGSSSLDDPPEFITKLKLMTANELSLDDLQI
- the LOC105155625 gene encoding SNARE-interacting protein KEULE isoform X1 — translated: MSMSDSDTSSQGSEYKNFRQITRDRLLYEMLRSAKTGDSKSSWKVLIMDKVTVKIMSYACKMADITEEGVSLVEDIHKRRQPLPTMDAIYFIQPTKENIVIFLSDMSGRSPLYRKAFVFFSSPVARELVSHIKRDGSVLSRIGALREMNLEYFAIDSQGFVTDNERALEELFGDEESSRKGDACLNLMATRIATVFASLREFPFVRYRAAKSLDPTTMTTFRDLIPTKLAAGVWNCLTKYKTNLPNFPQSETCELLILDRSIDQIAPIIHEWTYDAMCHDLLNMEGNKYVHEVPSKTSGVPEKKEVLLEDHDPIWLELRHAHIADASERLHEKMTNFVSKNKAAQIHGSRVGSELSTRDLQRMVQALPQYSEQIEKLSLHVDIAGKINKIIREMGLKEVGQLEQDLVFGDAGTKDLINFLRVNEDVSRENKLRLLMIYAAVYPEKFEDDKISKLMELARLPPDDMTAVYNMRLLEPSSDTKKSSLPFSLKFDVHKKKHAARKDRPGEEVTWQLSRFYPIIEELVEKLSKRELPKDEYPCMNDPSPTFHGTSQAASLRTGQAPAPHSMRSRRTATWARPRNSDDGYSSDSILRHASSDFKKMGQRIFVFIVGGATRSELRVCHKLSTKLKREIVLGSSSLDDPPEFITKLKLMTANELSLDDLQI
- the LOC105155625 gene encoding SNARE-interacting protein KEULE isoform X4, yielding MDAIYFIQPTKENIVIFLSDMSGRSPLYRKAFVFFSSPVARELVSHIKRDGSVLSRIGALREMNLEYFAIDSQGFVTDNERALEELFGDEESSRKGDACLNLMATRIATVFASLREFPFVRYRAAKSLDPTTMTTFRDLIPTKLAAGVWNCLTKYKTNLPNFPQSETCELLILDRSIDQIAPIIHEWTYDAMCHDLLNMEGNKYVHEVPSKTSGVPEKKEVLLEDHDPIWLELRHAHIADASERLHEKMTNFVSKNKAAQIHGSRVGSELSTRDLQRMVQALPQYSEQIEKLSLHVDIAGKINKIIREMGLKEVGQLEQDLVFGDAGTKDLINFLRVNEDVSRENKLRLLMIYAAVYPEKFEDDKISKLMELARLPPDDMTAVYNMRLLEPSSDTKKSSLPFSLKFDVHKKKHAARKDRPGEEVTWQLSRFYPIIEELVEKLSKRELPKDEYPCMNDPSPTFHGTSQAASLRTGQAPAPHSMRSRRTATWARPRNSDDGYSSDSILRHASSDFKKMGQRIFVFIVGGATRSELRVCHKLSTKLKREIVLGSSSLDDPPEFITKLKLMTANELSLDDLQI
- the LOC105155625 gene encoding SNARE-interacting protein KEULE isoform X3 — its product is MHARWQISPRKEFHVRNRRPVSGKNLVEDIHKRRQPLPTMDAIYFIQPTKENIVIFLSDMSGRSPLYRKAFVFFSSPVARELVSHIKRDGSVLSRIGALREMNLEYFAIDSQGFVTDNERALEELFGDEESSRKGDACLNLMATRIATVFASLREFPFVRYRAAKSLDPTTMTTFRDLIPTKLAAGVWNCLTKYKTNLPNFPQSETCELLILDRSIDQIAPIIHEWTYDAMCHDLLNMEGNKYVHEVPSKTSGVPEKKEVLLEDHDPIWLELRHAHIADASERLHEKMTNFVSKNKAAQIHGSRVGSELSTRDLQRMVQALPQYSEQIEKLSLHVDIAGKINKIIREMGLKEVGQLEQDLVFGDAGTKDLINFLRVNEDVSRENKLRLLMIYAAVYPEKFEDDKISKLMELARLPPDDMTAVYNMRLLEPSSDTKKSSLPFSLKFDVHKKKHAARKDRPGEEVTWQLSRFYPIIEELVEKLSKRELPKDEYPCMNDPSPTFHGTSQAASLRTGQAPAPHSMRSRRTATWARPRNSDDGYSSDSILRHASSDFKKMGQRIFVFIVGGATRSELRVCHKLSTKLKREIVLGSSSLDDPPEFITKLKLMTANELSLDDLQI